Within Saccharomonospora cyanea NA-134, the genomic segment TCGGCAGCCGCGGTAAGGAAAAGCCAGCGGCCGTTCGGCATCGCCACGATCGGAGCGGGCTGTCCCGTCGCCCTCAGCAACACCGCGGCGCGCCGTCCGGTCCGGTCGTCGACCTCGAGGGCGTCCACAAGCGTTCCGGTGGCGACCAGGAGACTGTACGGCCGTCCGGTCCACCATGCGGCGACCTGCTGCGGATGGGCGCCGATCCGACGTTTCCAGTCACTGTGGGCAGGAGTCGGCCTCGTCCACATCGGCGTGGTGTTCGACGCCCCGGTGGGGTCGGCGTCCGGGTACGTACCCGGAATCACCGGCCAACCGCGCCAGGCGAGGCCGATGGCCTCCGCCCTCAACTCGATGCGAAAGGCAGCACGCCAGCTATCCGGCCATTCGGTGTCCAACATGTCGTACTCAGGCCTCCTCGGGGTGACCGCCGTTGGTCGTGGTGTCGCATCTCACTCAACGGCAACTTGCAGGATGCGGGAAGCACTGGCTCGGCGACCGGCGTCGAGTGAACGACGAGTGAGCAAAACACCAACATGCGGGGCGAAGCAGCCGACCCGGACGGGCAACCGGTCGTCGCCCTCCCTCGCGTTTCCCCTTGCTTCCGCATCCCCTCGGAGGCGGTTCCCGGCCACCCCGACTTCCGTTCGGCACTCGCGGAGTGCATGTTGTAGTACCGTTCGTCGCTTGTAATCGACCGCTGCTCGTCGGGGTCGCGCACCGACCGACCTGTCGGAGTGCGCCGGTGAACGTTCGGCCGCCCAGCTCACCGGCCGCCGCTCGGCTCCTGGAACTCCCACGTCTCACCGACCGGGCCGGCACGGGCGCGGGCCGTCACCGTGCCGCCCAAACCGATCGGCCCGCGCATCTCGGAGTGAACGACCACCAGCGCATCCCAGCCCCGCAGCCGGCACCCGGACACCCACGCTGCCATCGCGTGTGCGACCTCCTCGGCGTGCGCGCAGGCCCGCTCCTCCCCCATGACGGCGTGACCGGCCGCCGCGAGAGCCGCCAGGTCGGCGGCGCCCGCCACCCGCTGTCTGACAACCAGTACACCCCCCAAAGTCCACAGCAGGCCGGCAAGAGCAAGCAGCGCCGCGACCACGCACGCGGCCCACACGGCGGCCACCCCCGTGTCACTTTCACGGCAGGTGGCCTGGCCACCACAGCGAACGGCGTGGTCGTCACGGCGGAGCATCGCCGACCTCCCCCACCACACCGGGTTCCAGTTCGGCACGCGCTTCGGCCCGCGCCACGACTCCCGGCAACAGGCCACCGGCCGGGCGGACACTCACCCGCACCACCACGGCTCCCCCAACTCGGTCGACGGTCATCGTCGCTCCCTCCGGCGCCGTCGCGTCGACCAGTCGTTCTGCCGCCGAGGCCGGTGTGCCCCGAGCAAGCATCCGAGCGGCCTGGGTGGCGGCGTCCGTGCAGCGCATCTGGTCGACGACCGCCGCCACCCCGGCAAGGACGAGGCCGAACACGGCGACGAGGGCACAGACCGCGATCGCTGCCTCCACGGTCACGGCACCGCGGTCGTCGCTCATTGGCCCGTTGCGCATCTAGAGGTCCACGGAGATCGCCTGCTCCACGAGCGAGGTCAGGTGGTCCTCGACCGAATCGCCTGTGAGCACCACGTACAGCACCGCAGCAAGCGCCGCCGCGGCGATCGTCCCGACCGCGTACTCGGCCGTGGTCATGCCGTCGTCGGCCGAGTTGGACGCGAGAAGCCGTTTCAACATCGGGTAAGTCCTTTCCGGTGGGTCTTTACTGGTCACGGCAGAACGTTCAGGCGGCTGGCGAGGCCGAGAACGACCGGGATCACCCCCAGACAGAGAAACGCCGGTAGGAAGCACAGTCCGAGCGGTCCGGCGACCAGGACGCTCGTCTGCTGCGCTCGGGCTTCGATCCGGTCTGCCTCGGCACGCCTGATTCGCTCGGCGAGCGCGGAGGCCTGGGTGGCAAGCGCGCTGCCGGACGAGGCAGTGCGGCACGCCGCACGAGCCAGGTCTGCGGTGTCCGGATGTTCCCGAGCTCGCTGCCACGCCGACTCCGGGCTCGCGCCGAGTGCCAGAGCATGAGCGGCGTCCCGCAACACGCCGCCGACGGAACCGACAGCCACACCCGCGACCGCCTCCGCTGCTGTCGGCACCGGGATACCGGCCGACAGGCACGCGCCCAGCAGATCGAGCGCCAGTGCCGAATCGGTCGCGGAATCCGCCACCGCACGGCCGGGCCATCCCCTGTCAGGTGCCCGCCATGGAGGTAGGAGCCGACTCCCCCAACAGCGGGCCGCTGGTGTGGCGACCGCCGGAGCCGTCCGGGCGAGGGCACGGAGCCTTGCGGCCGGCGCCGGTGGCACGAGCAGCATCGCCACCGCAGCGAGAACAGCTGCACCGGTGGTACTCACGGAAGCACCCGTCCCGTCAGCCGCGACGTCCAAGCGACACCGGCAAGGAGCAGACCGGCGCCCACGGCGAACACCGTCGCACCGCCCGGTGTGCCGGTCAGCACTCCCACGGGTGCGGTTCCCATGACCTCACCGAGGACGAGACCGGCCAGGGGAAGCAACGCCAGCACGGCCGATCCGGCTCTCGCGCCGGCCAGCCTCGCATCGAGCTGCCGTGCCGCTCGGGCGGTGGACTCCACGTCTCGATGTACCGCACCGAGAATGTCGGCCAGCGGCACGCCGTGCCGAGCCGCCAACGACCACGCCGCGCTGACCTGGGCCACCACGCGTTCGAGGTGTGCGGGCTCTCGCCCCGAACTGCTCGCGTTCGCAGCGGTGTCCGGGCTTCCGTGCAGCCTTACGGACGCGGCGAGAGCACGAAGGCGTCCCGCGAGGCCGGGCGGTGCCTCCCTCGCCACCGTGTCCACGGCCGACACGGGGTGGGAACCCGCCCGCAGCTCCACCACCATGCCGTGGAGAGCCGATGTCAGGTGGTCCAGGTCGTCGACAGTGGCTTGTGCGCGCACCCGAGTACGCCGATGCAGCAGGAACGCGGCCACGAGCAGACCGCACGCCACCGTGACGAGCACCCCTGCGGTGAGGGCGGAACCGGCGCCCGACAACACCGTCAGGGCCACGACGGCGCGGCGATCGCGCCAGCGCACGCCCACGCGGCCTCCGGGCTGACTGGGCGCCAGGGTGGCGAGCCGCTGCCCCACGGCCCTCGACGGCCACAGCAGCAGGCCGACGACCACGACCGTCAACGCCGGAATCAACACGGTGTCACTCCGCCGACCGTCGGGCGCGGCGAGTTCCGTCGCGACAGGAGCGCGGTGGTGAGAGCGGAGTCGCGCCTCAACCGCTCCCCCGGCTGCCACGCGGTTTCCACCCGCACCACGCCGGCCTCGCGCCGTACCAAGCCGATC encodes:
- a CDS encoding bifunctional DNA primase/polymerase; the protein is MLDTEWPDSWRAAFRIELRAEAIGLAWRGWPVIPGTYPDADPTGASNTTPMWTRPTPAHSDWKRRIGAHPQQVAAWWTGRPYSLLVATGTLVDALEVDDRTGRRAAVLLRATGQPAPIVAMPNGRWLFLTAAADRLPRVLSEAESVEWHGEDSWVPLPPTPFHHGVVHWRVKPDVWGWKLPRPEVVHDVLVRALREEPVPQAEVHRVSPVEPSAA
- a CDS encoding Rv3654c family TadE-like protein, whose translation is MLRRDDHAVRCGGQATCRESDTGVAAVWAACVVAALLALAGLLWTLGGVLVVRQRVAGAADLAALAAAGHAVMGEERACAHAEEVAHAMAAWVSGCRLRGWDALVVVHSEMRGPIGLGGTVTARARAGPVGETWEFQEPSGGR
- a CDS encoding TadE family type IV pilus minor pilin, which gives rise to MRNGPMSDDRGAVTVEAAIAVCALVAVFGLVLAGVAAVVDQMRCTDAATQAARMLARGTPASAAERLVDATAPEGATMTVDRVGGAVVVRVSVRPAGGLLPGVVARAEARAELEPGVVGEVGDAPP
- a CDS encoding DUF4244 domain-containing protein, which translates into the protein MLKRLLASNSADDGMTTAEYAVGTIAAAALAAVLYVVLTGDSVEDHLTSLVEQAISVDL
- a CDS encoding type II secretion system F family protein — translated: MADSATDSALALDLLGACLSAGIPVPTAAEAVAGVAVGSVGGVLRDAAHALALGASPESAWQRAREHPDTADLARAACRTASSGSALATQASALAERIRRAEADRIEARAQQTSVLVAGPLGLCFLPAFLCLGVIPVVLGLASRLNVLP
- a CDS encoding type II secretion system F family protein, yielding MLIPALTVVVVGLLLWPSRAVGQRLATLAPSQPGGRVGVRWRDRRAVVALTVLSGAGSALTAGVLVTVACGLLVAAFLLHRRTRVRAQATVDDLDHLTSALHGMVVELRAGSHPVSAVDTVAREAPPGLAGRLRALAASVRLHGSPDTAANASSSGREPAHLERVVAQVSAAWSLAARHGVPLADILGAVHRDVESTARAARQLDARLAGARAGSAVLALLPLAGLVLGEVMGTAPVGVLTGTPGGATVFAVGAGLLLAGVAWTSRLTGRVLP